The following proteins are co-located in the Flectobacillus major DSM 103 genome:
- the accC gene encoding acetyl-CoA carboxylase biotin carboxylase subunit: MRKIHKLLVANRGEIALRVMRTAREMGIKTVAIYSEADRLAPHVKFADEAVCVGPPPSNQSYLLGDKIIQICKDLNVDAIHPGYGFLSENAAFCKKVTDAGLLFIGPSPESIEVMGDKLSSKHTVAKYNIPMVPGTPDAVTDREVAKQKSKEIGYPVLIKASAGGGGKGMRVVENEEEFDEQMDRAVSEAITSFGNGAVFVEKYITSPKHIEIQVLGDKHGNIVHLFERECSVQRRHQKVVEEAPSAVLTPEIREAMGQCAVNVARACNYYGAGTVEFIVDEKLDFYFLEMNTRLQVEHPVTELITGVDLVKEMIRIAEGHPISFKQEDLQIHGHAVECRVCAEDPRNNFLPDVGTLHTYVRPQGNGVRVDDGMEQGMAIPIYYDPMIAKLITYGKDRQEAIDKMIRAIDEYKISGIQTTLPFCKFVLQHEAFLSGNFDTRFISLYYTPEVLDSLPDADEEIIAAALAGYLVNNKKEVKSTSSTGTAIAKSQWKTNRTALR, translated from the coding sequence ATGAGAAAAATCCATAAACTCCTAGTAGCCAATCGTGGCGAAATAGCTTTGCGTGTTATGAGAACAGCACGTGAAATGGGTATCAAAACTGTAGCTATTTACTCGGAAGCTGACAGACTGGCTCCACACGTAAAATTTGCCGATGAAGCCGTATGTGTTGGACCTCCTCCTTCCAATCAATCTTATTTGTTAGGCGACAAAATTATTCAGATTTGTAAAGACCTCAACGTCGATGCTATTCACCCTGGCTATGGTTTTTTGTCTGAAAATGCAGCCTTTTGTAAAAAAGTCACTGATGCTGGCTTACTATTTATTGGCCCTTCGCCCGAAAGTATCGAGGTGATGGGCGACAAACTCTCGTCGAAACACACGGTAGCCAAATACAATATTCCGATGGTGCCAGGTACACCAGATGCCGTTACCGACCGTGAGGTAGCCAAGCAAAAATCAAAAGAAATTGGCTATCCTGTTTTAATCAAAGCATCGGCAGGTGGTGGTGGAAAAGGTATGAGGGTTGTTGAGAATGAAGAGGAATTTGACGAACAAATGGACCGTGCCGTTTCTGAAGCAATTACATCTTTTGGGAATGGAGCGGTATTTGTTGAAAAATACATTACTTCGCCAAAACATATCGAAATTCAGGTATTGGGCGACAAACATGGCAATATCGTTCATTTATTCGAGCGTGAATGCTCGGTACAACGTCGTCACCAAAAGGTAGTTGAAGAAGCCCCCTCGGCTGTATTAACACCCGAAATCCGTGAAGCAATGGGGCAATGTGCCGTAAACGTAGCTCGTGCTTGTAACTATTATGGAGCTGGTACGGTCGAGTTTATTGTAGATGAAAAATTGGACTTTTATTTCCTAGAAATGAATACCCGTTTGCAAGTTGAACACCCTGTTACTGAACTTATCACTGGTGTAGATTTAGTAAAAGAGATGATTCGCATAGCTGAGGGACACCCGATTTCGTTTAAGCAAGAGGATTTACAAATTCATGGCCATGCAGTAGAGTGTCGTGTTTGTGCCGAAGACCCTCGCAATAACTTCTTACCCGATGTTGGTACTTTGCATACTTATGTAAGGCCACAAGGTAATGGGGTGAGAGTAGATGATGGAATGGAACAAGGTATGGCTATTCCTATTTATTATGACCCAATGATTGCCAAACTTATTACTTATGGCAAAGATCGCCAAGAGGCTATCGATAAAATGATTCGTGCCATTGACGAATACAAAATATCGGGTATCCAAACAACCTTACCTTTCTGTAAATTTGTGCTACAGCACGAAGCTTTCCTTTCTGGTAATTTCGATACACGTTTTATCAGCCTTTACTATACTCCTGAAGTATTGGATAGCCTTCCTGATGCCGACGAAGAGATTATTGCAGCCGCTTTAGCAGGGTATTTGGTCAATAACAAAAAAGAGGTGAAATCTACTTCAAGTACTGGTACCGCCATAGCCAAAAGCCAATGGAAAACCAATAGAACAGCATTACGATAA